In one window of Echeneis naucrates chromosome 17, fEcheNa1.1, whole genome shotgun sequence DNA:
- the LOC115057765 gene encoding KN motif and ankyrin repeat domain-containing protein 4-like, giving the protein MMDGQNGSVTVRKTSQNGIKGKPPYSVETPYGFRLDLDFLKYVDDIEKGNTIKRVPIQRRSKGPRASTLPRHLNPSGFGYRPSLWGSTGALGPRSRLSDAHHHGYTSSAYDQRSSLSSTGLKSLAEMEARIKEFDEQPLGEHIRPHLLRASSLPLTVLLRQGSESTDEHGSPRTSRDHLGGRNTSCEDVFYSSDSPRPQDGSGLLRRLTEALERVGELEMEVRVIPELRAQICILQEERERLRLGLNPNVHSTLMNGTNKLQTLSSYGTEDIKRPRHESHVIFPENQNVSRDDSNQKHEWRTSTDLDELLTVTSLQAKVAVLEQKLHETGLELQKALGLLREQQEEGRSKDEKMERLIRNPGVWVRAERVVVDQDGDQTAVRAMEPASIKGASLTNPDSFGGARTGTSNGQRGRQLHPVAESMSTESPPVSPAEPGEASAEDTAVAIHHIKKLKRLLDQQWECLCADRESTEEGEPLKHPDPKVNSLQQEMMGLVNILASCYTQQGRSDGERLQQGATKSIKKTDGCTRTSKKLYGSNEGSGNLQGQDDVNQRACGNFEQRESSTSPAEMAAAQVDLDPKKRQMEGVWRTSPDRQMTSGGTGSGTDGGVVPVEADTPEKMSKTKPKLPGEQMERCSGSEATTGGRETVSADFMAACQFLSDHMDNMDNPNDDVRKALVVLFHHWFSTAAEETSMASRVAVYLREVKKVTPSLLAFLVNLADDNGNTVLHYSVSHCNYSIVSLLLDTGVGDVNLQNNAGYTPVMLASLTAPDGPGGMEVVRKIMELGNINIRSRQTGQTALHLAVRHGRVVMVRLLLSCGVDANVQDSEGTTALMFASERGHTHIARLLLERSQCDLTVTDKRGQTALSVAMQGSHTDTAALLQAHAKARALQ; this is encoded by the exons atgatggaTGGACAAAATG GAAGTGTCACAGTACGTAAAACATCCCAGAATGGAATTAAGGGGAAGCCGCCTTACTCAGTGGAAACCCCGTATGGCTTCCGGCTTGACCTGGACTTCCTGAAATATGTAGATGACATAGAGAAAGGCAACACCATCAAACGAGTCCCGATCCAACGGCGGAGCAAGGGCCCCCGGGCAAGCACTCTTCCCAGGCACCTCAACCCTTCTGGGTTCGGCTACCGCCCAAGTCTGTGGGGATCCACAGGAGCTCTTGGCCCCAGATCTCGGCTGTCAGACGCCCATCACCATGGCTACACGAGTTCGGCCTACGATCAGAGGTCATCCCTTTCTTCAACTGGGCTCAAATCTTTGGCAGAGATGGAGGCACGAATCAAGGAGTTTGATGAGCAACCTCTTGGTGAGCACATCAGACCTCATCTCCTGCGTGCCTCCAGTCTGCCTCTCACAGTGTTACTAAGACAAGGCTCAGAGTCCACGGATGAACACGGCAGCCCGCGGACTTCTAGAGATCACCTTGGAGGAAGGAATACCTcttgtgaagatgttttttaCTCCTCAGATAGCCCTCGACCCCAGGACGGCTCAGGACTGTTGAGGCGTCTGACCGAGGCCCTTGAGCGTGTGGGGGAGCTGGAAATGGAGGTGAGGGTGATTCCAGAGCTCAGGGCTCAAATCTGCATCCtccaggaggagagggaaagactCCGGCTGGGCCTGAACCCAAATGTCCATTCCACTTTGATGAATGGAACCAACAAGCTACAAACCTTGTCCTCCTATGGCACAGAGGATATCAAAAGGCCTCGCCATGAAAGTCATGTAATATTTCCTGAGAATCAAAACGTCAGTCGAGACGACTCAAATCAAAAACACGAGTGGAGGACTAGTACAGATCTGGATGAGCTGCTTACTGTGACATCCCTGCAGGCTAAGGTAGCTGTGCTGGAGCAGAAGCTCCATGAAACTGGCCTGGAACTCCAGAAGGCTTTAGGTCTGCTGAGGGAACAGCAGGAAGAAGGCCGAAGCAAAGACGAAAAGATGGAGCGCCTAATCAGGAATCCAGGGGTGTGGGTGCGGGCAGAGAGGGTGGTGGTAGACCAAGACGGAGATCAGACAGCGGTGAGAGCTATGGAACCAGCTTCTATTAAAGGGGCTTCCCTGACAAACCCAGATTCATTCGGTGGTGCTAGAACTGGCACCAGTAATGGACAGAGGGGTCGACAACTACACCCTGTGGCTGAGTCCATGTCGACTGAAAGTCCACCGGTCTCACCGGCTGAACCTGGAGAGGCTTCAGCTGAGGACACAGCCGTGGCCATCCACCACATAAAGAAACTCAAAAGGCTCCTGGATCAGCAGTGGGAGTGTTTGTGCGCGGACAGGGAGTCCACAGAGGAGGGCGAACCTCTAAAGCACCCAGACCCTAAAGTCAACTCCCTGCAGCAGGAGATGATGGGACTTGTTAACATCCTCGCTTCCTGCTACACCCAGCAGGGACGCAGCGATGGAGAACGCCTTCAACAAGGAG CCACTAAATCCATCAAGAAGACAGATGGATGCACCAGGACGTCAAAGAAACTTTATGGCTCTAATGAAGG GAGCGGAAACCTGCAAGGGCAGGACGATGTGAACCAGAGAGCTTGTGGTAACTTtgagcagagggagagcagcacCAGCCCTGCAGAGATGGCTGCTGCCCAGGTGGACTTAGACCCAAAGAAGAGGCAGATGGAGGGAGTGTGGCGAACGagcccagacagacagatgacatCGGGAGGAACAGGATCCGGGACAGATGGAGGAGTTGTGCCTGTAGAAGCTGACACTCCAGAGAAAATGTCCAAGACAAAACCAAAGCTCCCAGGAGAGCAGATGGAGAGGTGTTCTGGCTCAGAAGCAACCACAGGGGGCAG GGAGACTGTGAGTGCAGATTTCATGGCTGCCTGTCAGTTTCTCAGCGACCACATGGACAACATGGACAACCCCAATGATGATGTG AGGAAGGCCCTGGTCGTGTTGTTCCATCACTGGTTCAGCACGGCTGCAGAAGAGACCTCAATGGCCAGCAGGGTGGCTGTGTACCTCAGAGAGGTGAAGAAAGTCACACCTTCACTGCTGGCTTTCCTTGTCAACCTGGCTGACGACAATGGCAACACAGTGCTGCATTATAGCGTGTCCCACTGCAATTACAGCATCGTCAGTCTTCTACTGGATACAG GTGTGGGTGATGTGAACCTTCAGAACAATGCTGGCTACACACCAGTGATGCTGGCCTCACTGACGGCCCCTGATGGCCCAGGTGGAATGGAAGTGGTCCGCAAGATAATGGAGCTGGGCAACATTAACATTCGCTCCAGACAG ACTGGCCAAACAGCACTGCACCTAGCAGTGAGACACGGCCGAGTTGTGATGGTTCGCTTGCTGCTGAGCTGCGGAGTTGATGCAAACGTTCAGGATAGTGAGGGAACCACGGCGCTGATGTTTGCATCCGAGAGAGGCCACACACACATCGCCAGGCTGTTGCTGGAGAGGAGCCAGTGTGACCTCACCGTCACTGACAAG cgTGGGCAGACTGCGCTCTCTGTCGCCATGCAAGGATCCCACACTGATACCGCCGCTCTGCTGCAGGCCCATGCTAAAGCTCGAGCGCTGCAGTAA